Below is a window of Phaenicophaeus curvirostris isolate KB17595 chromosome 15, BPBGC_Pcur_1.0, whole genome shotgun sequence DNA.
TCTCGTACCCTTTCCTGCTCTTCACTATGCAAGATGAGACAGCATAACTAAGGCTCAACATGTCACTCTTGCCTGCGGACCTGGAATGCTGTGCACCTCAATGTGTGCATGCGAGCGCCCTCCTGCTTCCCTTCGCAGACTTTTGCAGCGTATGCAGTCACACAATGGCtggacagaaagacagagacatCACAAGGCAAAACACACAGAGTCCATGCATCTCAGATGCAGAAACATCCAGAACCCAGAGCAGAAACAGCTCCATGCATGCATCACCTTCTATCACAATACTCAgaaatttcttgcttttctgacCCAGAATGAAGGCTACATGCATTTCTAGCAAGGACCTTGCTATTGAAATACACCACAGAAAAAGAGATCCATGACCTTGGCCAACAGCAAGTGATATGAAGCCCACTCTGAAAGCATCTAAGAAATGCCTGTAAtagagctgaaatattttatcatcATAATTAAGGAGACTTTAgcttctttcagtttttttagtgttttggaGGAGAGACGTTGTCTTCTGATTTTGGTAATTTCAGGGTAGGAAAATTGATGCCAATTGTAAAGGCAGATTAACTCTAGGGAAACCATTGCCACAGGTTATACCCTGGAGCATTTCTTATCACAAGGCCCGAAGCCTCTGGCTGTGCTGACTCTATGCTAGTTAAAGGAAAGACTATTGAACTGTTCCGCAGAGAGCATCCCTGAGTTCTCTGGTGCCACATCCTCAGTGGTGAGAGGGCCTTCGGGAAAATCCTGTTCACCATCAGTGTCCCCGCCCAGGGCACAGTGCTGTGGTGGCAGGCTGGGCAGGATGGGCTTCAGGAACTTGAACTCACTGTTGCCCGAGCCGGTTGTGAGGTTGATCTCGTAGCagtagggatggggcagggtccCTGCAGAGGCTGCATCAGCCAGGCTACTCGGAAAGTTGCTGGTAGCATAAAGCACATGTCCAtccttcagctcctttctcttgcaAAACTTGAAAGCGATGAAGGTTGAAATGGATGCGAGGAAAAGCAGTGAGACAAAGACCAGGGAAATGACTAAATAGGTTGTCAGGGAGTTGCCCTCCTCCTCTGTGTCCAGGCTGCTGTGTGGTAGGCGCACATCTGAGAAGTCATTGAGCAAAAGtgcactcagtgctgctgtggccgacagtggtggctgcccatTGTCTCGCACCAGGATGATGAGATTCTGCTTCACAGTGTCTCTCTCCGTCACTGGCCTCCTCAGACGCACCTCCCCACTTTGGGCACCCACCACAAACAGACCGGGGTCACTGGCCTTCAGCAGGTGGTACGACAGCCACGAGTTCTGCCCAGAGTCGGCATCAATAGCCACCACTTTGGTGACCAGGTACCCTGCCTCAGCTGACATGGGCACCAGCTCACtggatgctgggctgctgtcCTGGGCTGGATGCAGCACCACTGGAGCATTGTCATTCTCATCCACCACAACAAGGTGGACAGTGACATTGGCACTGAGGGAAGGAGATCCTGCATCAGAGGCAATCACCAACACCTCAATCTGCTTCAGCTGCTCATAGTCCAGAGGTCGCAGCACAAACACGTGCCCATTCTCAGAGTTCACAGagatgcaggagcagggaggctgctctgTGGTGAGAGGTGGTGCCAGGGAATAAGTCACCTTGGCATTGGGCCCAATGTCAACATCTGATGCATGGACAGTTCCAACGAGCATGGTGGGGACATTGTTCTCACGCACATACATGATGTATGATGTCTGGTTGAAGACAGGTGCATTGTCATTGACATCAGAGATGTCCACCGTGAAGGTCTGGGTGGTAGTGAGAGGAGGTGACCCTGCGTCTGCTGCTGTGACAGTTACAATGTACCGTGCCATTTCCTCCCGGTCCAGTGTGGTCACAGTCACCAGCTCATAGTAATTCTTATAGGCTGGCCGCAGGGAGAATGACAGCTGGTCCTCAA
It encodes the following:
- the LOC138727211 gene encoding protocadherin beta-4-like, translating into DVNDNAPELVVSSFSSPLPENVSPGTVVAFFSVRDRDAGENGKITCALEDQLSFSLRPAYKNYYELVTVTTLDREEMARYIVTVTAADAGSPPLTTTQTFTVDISDVNDNAPVFNQTSYIMYVRENNVPTMLVGTVHASDVDIGPNAKVTYSLAPPLTTEQPPCSCISVNSENGHVFVLRPLDYEQLKQIEVLVIASDAGSPSLSANVTVHLVVVDENDNAPVVLHPAQDSSPASSELVPMSAEAGYLVTKVVAIDADSGQNSWLSYHLLKASDPGLFVVGAQSGEVRLRRPVTERDTVKQNLIILVRDNGQPPLSATAALSALLLNDFSDVRLPHSSLDTEEEGNSLTTYLVISLVFVSLLFLASISTFIAFKFCKRKELKDGHVLYATSNFPSSLADAASAGTLPHPYCYEINLTTGSGNSEFKFLKPILPSLPPQHCALGGDTDGEQDFPEGPLTTEDVAPENSGMLSAEQFNSLSFN